In the genome of Fusarium graminearum PH-1 chromosome 2, whole genome shotgun sequence, the window TGGTAACACGCTTGGCGTGGATGGCGCACAGGTTGGTGTCCTCGAAGAGGGAGACGAGGTAAGACTCGACAGACTCCTGGAGAGCACCGATGGCGGAGGACTGGAATCGGAGATCAGACTTGAAGTCCTGAGCAATCTCACGGACCTGTTGATTGAATGTTAGTTGATATCAAGCGATGATGCGATGTTCGGGTGATGCTTACGAGACGCTGGAAGGGGAGCTTTCGGATGAGAAGCTCAGTGGACTTCTGGTAGCGACGGATCTCACGGAGAGCGACGGTACCGGGCTTGTAGCGGTGAGGCTTCTTGACACCTCCGGTAGAGGGGGCGGACTTGCGggctgatgaagatgttagagatgaagctcttgatgataattaAAGACGCGTGTCGCGTCAAGTCGCGGTGAGAACTTACCAGCCTTGGAAGCGAGCTGCTTGCGAGGGGCCTTGCCACCAGTGGACTTTCGGGCGGTCTGCTTAGTGCgagccattgttgatgattctTGTGAAGATgtggatgaagttgttgatgatggttgttgttgtgggGGTGGAAGGCTGAAGTGTGGGTGTGTGATGCAGAAGGAAAAGTCGAGAGAGGGAGCAGGCGGGGGGATTCCTTTATACCTGTGGCTCTAGGCGGCGGCTGATCTGACTGTTGTGGACCGTGCGCGCTGATTGGAGTGCGTTTTTTCCTAATCACCCACCGAAAATGGAAAATTGGGTCCAGGCGAAATGCAGGCCCAAGTCGtgcaaaaaaaaaccatcTTGCGTGCTGAATTTTCATTGGCTCGAAATTCCTCCACGTAGCTGGAATGCTCCACGCTTTGTGGCCCAGCCTttttgatctgatctgacTTTGCAAGGCAACCAATGGCGAAATTGGTGAGTAACCAAGGTAAGGTTAGATAGGCAACGCTCACAGATGCGGCACTTGGTGACTGAGGCAAAAGAGCATCCCGGGGAAACGGACCAGATTCTGGGGAAGTTTTGCAGTACGACACTGGAGCATGCCTGTATCCGTCTGCATAGAAAGTACATACGTAGCTAGTAGTTTGTTTATTGCCTCCATATTAGGCTGCATACTTGGCGTTGAATGAGTCAGTATATTGAAGTGTCCATCTGGTGTTGCCTATTGTTGTTCGATGCCTCATTACTCATGCGTGAATAGTTACTACTGTCCAAATCTAGTAGATCATTTACGGCTTCGAAATTAAAAAATTTAAAAAAATTACATTATGTTTTACTGTGTCTGCTGCTACAGAATTGAAGTTTATGCTGAATACTCTAATTTTGTTACATCTTTGGCTTTATTTGCGTTGAATTTTGTAAAGCATACCTTATTGTTGGTGCTTTGGTTTCTCGCCGTCTTAACCACAAGTCGAGACAACAGCACACAAACACATGTGAGTCACAAAGAAAGTAATGACAAAGCAGACAACAGGTAGTACATGCTCAGTATCACTTGTTCATTCACACATAGTCCATACAGTCCATAGTCATGAATAGTACCTATTCTACATATCATACAACAAAATGCATCATCTACCCTGAACCAACAAGTTGTCACCCAGTACTCTGTAAAGCTAATAATACTTCCATTAACCAGGTGCGGGTGGCTCTAGCGCTGT includes:
- a CDS encoding histone H3, producing the protein MARTKQTARKSTGGKAPRKQLASKAARKSAPSTGGVKKPHRYKPGTVALREIRRYQKSTELLIRKLPFQRLVREIAQDFKSDLRFQSSAIGALQESVESYLVSLFEDTNLCAIHAKRVTIQSKDIQLARRLRGERN